TACTTTCATCAGTCTGCCATAATTAATGAGATAATCGTTCAGGAAAGTGTCGTAATGAAACGACTTACACGGATAAAATAGAGAACACCATGGTTCTGAGTCTATCAGAGATCTTTGCACAATTTCGCAGAAAGCCAACAACCTGCTACGATTAGCCTCTTTTTAAGGAATTTGACCATGAACAAACAGCCCGAAGACTGGCTAGATGAAGTCCCAGAAGATAAAAACGACGATGACGATGAAATTATCTGGGTCAGTAAAAGTGAAATTAAACGTGATGCCGAAGCGCTGAAAGATCTTGGTACCGAGCTGGTTGAGCTGGGTAAAAACGCGCTAGAGAAGATCCCGTTAGATGAGGATCTGCTGGCTGCCGTTGAATTGGCACAGAAAATCAAGAAAGAAGGCCGCCGCCGCCAAATTCAGTTAATTGGTAAAATGCTGCGCGCCCGCGATGTTGAGCCGATTCAAACCGCGCTGGATAAGCTGAAAAACCGTCATAACCAGCAAGTCTCGCTATTCCATAAATTGGAAACACTGCGCGACCGTTTGGTTGAAGAAGGCGATGATGTCATTCCAACCGTGTTGGAATTGTATCCAGAAGCTGATCGCCAGCAACTGCGTAGCCTGGTGCGTAATGCCCAGAAAGAGAAAGCAGCGAATAAGCCGCCGAAATCATATCGCCAGATCTTCCAGTATCTGCGTGAATTGGCAGAGAAGCAGTAATCATCGGGCGGCAGACGAGCCTATTCAATCAGGCATAATTGTCGCAGGCAGCTTGAGTGCGGACAGCGCGCAGAACCCAGAGCGTACATGTTGTAGTACGTGAGGAGTTCGAGCACTGCCCAAGCTCAAGATGGCAAGTAAAATAGCCTGATTAAGCAATATTGAAACGTAAGCTGCCCGCCAGCTCCTCTTCCGCCTCTTCGAACAATAAAACTATTGCCCCAAAACGGCGTTTCCGGCGGTGATTGAAATGAATAAATTCAATCTCTACCGGTAAAGCTATCTCGCCTGTTACCACATCCCACAGCGCATCCAGATTGGCACCAAAACTTTCACTCAGCGCAAATTTTTCGGAAAATGCGCGGTAAAAAGCAGGAAGATCAGGTATATGGTCAAAATCGAATACCACTTTTACCATCTTTTCACTCCATCCGAATGAAATGCTTGTAGTGATCCTGAGTTAGATAAATCAGGCCGTCATTGGAGTAGAGCAACCGATCAGAACCACGATGCCCACAACGATAATTTACATCAGCTTCACGCCAGTTGCGGCCTTTGGCTTCAGGTAGTTGGCGTTCACGATTAGAAAAACGATCGCCGCCGATGGCTTTTCCCGGTAGCACCTTACACAAGTTCCCTTCTTTTGGGTTCCAGCCCTTTTCACGCGCCTGCTGTTTGGTAATGTAAAAATCCGGCAGGCGGTGATGAGATTGCAAATATTTAACAACTTGTTGGTGCTGAGTCAGTTGCTCAATAGAGGCAGGAACCGATAACCGCGGGCGCTCAAGATCCGGCGACTGACCAATATCACGGGCAGTGACATTATCAACGCCCTGGAACGCCACCACCACTAGCAGCAATAGCGCCGC
The sequence above is drawn from the Yersinia enterocolitica subsp. enterocolitica genome and encodes:
- a CDS encoding barstar family protein — protein: MVKVVFDFDHIPDLPAFYRAFSEKFALSESFGANLDALWDVVTGEIALPVEIEFIHFNHRRKRRFGAIVLLFEEAEEELAGSLRFNIA
- the yjgA gene encoding ribosome biogenesis factor YjgA; amino-acid sequence: MNKQPEDWLDEVPEDKNDDDDEIIWVSKSEIKRDAEALKDLGTELVELGKNALEKIPLDEDLLAAVELAQKIKKEGRRRQIQLIGKMLRARDVEPIQTALDKLKNRHNQQVSLFHKLETLRDRLVEEGDDVIPTVLELYPEADRQQLRSLVRNAQKEKAANKPPKSYRQIFQYLRELAEKQ
- a CDS encoding ribonuclease, with translation MNKRLMAILAALLLLVVVAFQGVDNVTARDIGQSPDLERPRLSVPASIEQLTQHQQVVKYLQSHHRLPDFYITKQQAREKGWNPKEGNLCKVLPGKAIGGDRFSNRERQLPEAKGRNWREADVNYRCGHRGSDRLLYSNDGLIYLTQDHYKHFIRME